The following proteins are encoded in a genomic region of Pirellulales bacterium:
- a CDS encoding RluA family pseudouridine synthase produces the protein MGPAPIDILHQSASCLVINKRAGLATQAPAQFDSLERRLRAWLAEQNPEREFIYLGVPHRLDRPVSGAIVFATRRRAAFKLSRQFERRQVKKLYWACVEGRVQPPEGTWTDHLRKVYGHPRAEVVPAEHPDAQHAVLHYRTLGQTAYGSWLEIELETGRTHQIRVQASSRGHPVLGDAFYGSTVAFGEQHANERLRAIALHARSLSFVDPATNDPVTVEAPLPSWRNGNDCGIPDWDVLIADIQHRPKVNSRQN, from the coding sequence GTGGGACCAGCGCCCATCGACATCCTCCACCAGTCTGCCTCCTGTCTCGTCATCAACAAGCGGGCCGGCCTGGCGACGCAGGCGCCGGCCCAGTTCGACAGCCTCGAGCGACGTCTGCGGGCATGGCTGGCCGAGCAGAACCCGGAGCGTGAGTTTATCTATCTCGGCGTGCCACACCGGCTCGACCGGCCGGTGTCGGGGGCGATCGTCTTCGCCACGCGGCGTCGGGCGGCGTTCAAGCTTTCACGCCAGTTCGAGCGCCGCCAGGTCAAAAAGCTCTATTGGGCCTGCGTCGAAGGCCGCGTCCAGCCGCCCGAAGGAACCTGGACCGACCATCTTCGCAAGGTTTATGGCCATCCACGGGCGGAGGTCGTGCCGGCCGAGCATCCCGACGCGCAGCACGCGGTGCTTCATTATCGAACGCTCGGCCAGACCGCGTACGGTTCGTGGCTGGAGATCGAGCTGGAAACCGGCCGCACGCACCAGATTCGCGTTCAGGCATCCTCGCGCGGCCATCCAGTGCTGGGCGACGCTTTTTACGGCAGCACAGTCGCATTCGGCGAGCAGCACGCCAACGAGCGGCTGCGGGCCATCGCCTTGCACGCCCGAAGCCTGTCGTTCGTCGATCCCGCAACGAACGACCCCGTCACCGTCGAGGCGCCGCTGCCCTCATGGCGAAATGGCAACGACTGCGGTATTCCGGACTGGGATGTTTTGATCGCCGACATCCAACATCGGCCAAAAGTCAATTCCCGCCAGAATTGA
- a CDS encoding aminotransferase class V-fold PLP-dependent enzyme produces MTMLPLNDDAWRDWRDEWSLAEGVTYLNNGSFGPTPRAVSDARRQWMEAVEADPQDFLLRQLGPRLAEVRRRLGELVGTEGDNLALVDNASVAMNIVAASVRLQAGDEVLANDHEYGAVLRLWQRACDRAGAKLIVQPLPVPIASADEVVETLFAAAGARTKLLVVSHVTSPTAIVLPVEAICRRARELGLATCIDGPHAIAMLDVQLDRLDCDYYTASCHKWLCGPLGTGFLYVHPRRQAAVEPALVSWGRTLEGDVASWRDEFNWVGTCDPSAYLAVPAAIDLLARAGFDFFRRRTHALAAYARESFAGRLGSEALVPDSPQWYGSMISLRLPEGEAEPLQRALWQRYKIEVPIVSWQGLRLVRPSCHLYTWREDIDRLVNAAQEILEHGNSMK; encoded by the coding sequence ATGACAATGTTACCTCTGAACGATGACGCTTGGCGAGACTGGCGCGACGAGTGGTCGCTCGCCGAAGGAGTAACCTATCTCAACAACGGCTCGTTCGGCCCCACGCCACGGGCAGTGTCCGACGCGCGGCGGCAGTGGATGGAAGCGGTCGAGGCCGACCCGCAAGATTTCCTGTTGCGGCAGCTCGGTCCGCGGCTGGCCGAGGTCCGCCGGCGGCTGGGCGAGCTCGTCGGCACCGAGGGCGACAATCTCGCTCTGGTCGACAACGCCAGCGTGGCGATGAACATCGTCGCCGCCAGCGTCCGCCTGCAAGCCGGCGACGAAGTGCTGGCCAACGACCATGAGTACGGCGCCGTGCTGCGGCTCTGGCAACGCGCCTGCGATCGGGCAGGCGCCAAGCTGATCGTGCAGCCGCTGCCCGTGCCGATCGCCAGCGCCGACGAGGTGGTCGAGACGCTGTTTGCCGCGGCCGGCGCGCGAACCAAGCTGCTCGTCGTCAGCCATGTGACTTCGCCGACGGCCATCGTCTTGCCGGTCGAAGCCATCTGCCGCCGGGCACGCGAGCTTGGCCTCGCGACCTGCATCGACGGGCCGCACGCCATCGCCATGCTGGACGTCCAGCTCGACCGCCTCGACTGCGATTACTATACGGCGAGCTGTCACAAATGGCTCTGCGGGCCGCTGGGCACCGGCTTTCTTTACGTGCATCCGCGGCGGCAAGCGGCGGTCGAGCCGGCCCTGGTGAGCTGGGGGCGGACTTTGGAGGGCGACGTGGCAAGCTGGCGCGACGAATTCAATTGGGTCGGCACGTGCGATCCTTCGGCCTATCTCGCCGTGCCGGCGGCCATCGACTTGCTGGCCCGCGCCGGCTTCGACTTCTTCCGGCGGCGCACCCACGCCCTGGCCGCTTACGCACGCGAAAGCTTCGCCGGCCGCCTGGGCAGCGAAGCGCTCGTGCCCGACAGTCCGCAATGGTACGGCTCGATGATTTCCTTGCGATTGCCGGAAGGCGAGGCGGAGCCTTTGCAAAGGGCGTTATGGCAGCGCTACAAGATCGAGGTGCCGATCGTCTCCTGGCAAGGCTTGCGGCTGGTGCGTCCGTCGTGCCATCTTTATACGTGGCGGGAAGACATCGACCGCCTGGTGAACGCGGCGCAAGAGATTTTAGAGCACGGCAATTCAATGAAATGA
- a CDS encoding DUF1080 domain-containing protein, translated as MFRKFWHNCSVVFLATCAAAMPALADEPRAVSLFDRDSLVGWDDGPTPAKGWRMTEGVLHGSKDSSPLVSGWSWDDVELSFRWKVEQSGKWTIKLLRCTDGDHPVTITLAEGKEVGGRTDGKSQTGQIIIRPSADGWHEATLMRKGGNVTLTTITHAADGAVQKAGVGFSFGKDRFALEMSVAEGSGSMADLKATEPAGKPLYNGKDLSGWWTPGNLGSWKPEDDAIVCVNNNGNYLRTEHEYANFTLSLEYKMAKGGNSGIGIRTARDGWPSGDGMELQMLDERSGAPLTRHSTMAIYGNLEPLARADRSQEWNRVLVKAEGYMISAWVNGVLVQHANTAELPELRRRNLKGWIGLQDHGARTEFRDLYVLEAPDGLGPPAWQTRRPPSGSQLVLERLMNPERLAIDDGLGSGAVEASIKGKDEQVLAELVGPAAVVVVSRSNPSGRLAFYFDGESTPRLECPADRLHERLPLVGQDTQPLLTYLPYRKSLKVTIQGGKPADYRFDYVIFPDDVPLEDFVDGRSCVARGLLPALSYRNEQLGWGTHREADPLPRAGNDGQKIDEKSQATLVDLKGPGIVGWTKLIAAPSLLNDDDLWLEVTVDEEPAPALAAPARYFFPGLSGGNYPNYVVLNRNGWTNMLAMPYRTRLTMSLANHGRRPVHPVGLTVSYQPLTDDDDPRLARRLRGVFETGGDAADRVWARQSGGGRFIGWVTQYGKLAAGFDSLIIDGQPRAGWHSPDGRTLFGMDPKATNERHSLSGRQGGFQWRFFLLAPPQFQKSFELRATEGQPLGERLALFYMDVLARSFH; from the coding sequence ATGTTCCGAAAGTTCTGGCACAATTGCTCTGTCGTCTTTCTTGCAACCTGCGCAGCGGCGATGCCGGCGCTGGCCGATGAACCGCGCGCCGTCAGCCTTTTCGACCGCGATTCGCTGGTCGGCTGGGACGATGGCCCGACTCCGGCTAAAGGTTGGCGCATGACCGAGGGCGTGCTGCACGGCAGCAAAGATTCGTCCCCACTGGTCTCCGGTTGGAGCTGGGACGATGTCGAGTTGAGCTTTCGCTGGAAAGTCGAGCAGAGCGGCAAATGGACGATCAAACTGCTGCGGTGTACGGACGGCGATCACCCTGTAACCATTACGCTCGCCGAGGGCAAGGAAGTGGGTGGCCGTACCGACGGCAAATCGCAAACCGGCCAGATTATCATCAGGCCGTCGGCCGATGGCTGGCACGAGGCGACGCTGATGCGAAAAGGCGGCAACGTCACCTTGACCACCATTACGCACGCCGCTGACGGCGCTGTGCAAAAGGCCGGCGTCGGTTTTTCTTTCGGCAAAGACCGCTTCGCCCTGGAGATGAGTGTCGCCGAAGGCAGCGGTTCGATGGCCGATTTGAAGGCCACGGAGCCCGCCGGCAAGCCGCTCTACAACGGCAAAGACCTTTCCGGCTGGTGGACGCCGGGCAATCTCGGTTCGTGGAAGCCCGAAGACGACGCCATCGTCTGCGTCAACAACAACGGCAACTATCTGCGCACCGAGCACGAGTACGCCAACTTCACGCTCTCGCTGGAATATAAAATGGCCAAGGGCGGCAATTCCGGCATCGGCATTCGCACGGCCCGCGACGGCTGGCCCTCCGGCGACGGCATGGAACTGCAGATGCTGGACGAGCGGAGCGGCGCGCCGCTCACGCGACACTCGACGATGGCCATTTACGGCAACCTGGAGCCGCTGGCCCGCGCCGACCGCTCGCAAGAGTGGAACCGCGTGCTGGTCAAGGCCGAAGGGTATATGATCTCGGCCTGGGTCAACGGCGTGCTGGTGCAACACGCCAACACGGCCGAGTTGCCCGAACTAAGGCGGCGAAACCTCAAAGGCTGGATCGGCCTGCAAGATCACGGCGCACGGACGGAGTTTCGCGATCTCTATGTACTCGAAGCGCCCGATGGCCTGGGACCGCCGGCCTGGCAGACCCGCCGCCCGCCGAGCGGTTCGCAACTCGTGCTGGAGCGGCTGATGAACCCGGAACGCCTGGCCATCGACGACGGTCTCGGTTCCGGCGCGGTCGAAGCCAGCATCAAAGGCAAGGACGAACAGGTGCTGGCCGAGTTGGTCGGCCCGGCGGCCGTCGTGGTCGTCTCGCGGAGCAATCCATCGGGGCGGCTGGCGTTTTACTTCGACGGCGAATCGACGCCGCGGCTGGAATGCCCGGCCGACCGGTTGCACGAACGGCTTCCGCTGGTGGGCCAGGACACGCAGCCGCTGTTGACCTATTTGCCCTATCGCAAATCGCTCAAGGTGACGATCCAGGGCGGCAAACCGGCCGACTATCGGTTCGACTATGTGATCTTCCCCGACGACGTGCCGTTGGAGGACTTCGTCGACGGCCGTTCGTGCGTGGCCCGCGGCCTGCTGCCGGCCCTTTCGTATCGCAACGAGCAGCTTGGCTGGGGCACGCACCGCGAAGCCGATCCTTTGCCGCGCGCCGGCAACGACGGCCAGAAGATCGACGAGAAAAGCCAGGCGACGCTGGTCGATTTGAAAGGGCCGGGCATCGTCGGGTGGACCAAGCTGATCGCCGCGCCTTCGCTGTTGAACGACGACGACCTGTGGCTGGAAGTGACGGTCGACGAGGAACCGGCGCCGGCCCTGGCGGCGCCGGCCCGATATTTTTTCCCCGGCCTGTCGGGCGGCAACTATCCGAACTACGTCGTGCTCAATCGCAACGGTTGGACGAACATGCTGGCCATGCCCTACCGCACGCGGCTGACGATGTCGCTGGCCAACCACGGCCGCCGGCCGGTACACCCCGTCGGCCTGACGGTTTCCTATCAGCCGCTGACGGACGACGATGATCCGCGATTGGCGCGGCGCTTGCGCGGCGTGTTTGAGACCGGCGGCGATGCGGCGGACCGCGTGTGGGCCCGGCAATCGGGCGGCGGCCGGTTTATCGGATGGGTGACGCAGTATGGCAAATTGGCTGCGGGGTTTGACTCGCTGATCATCGACGGGCAGCCGCGCGCGGGCTGGCATTCGCCCGACGGGCGGACCCTGTTTGGCATGGATCCGAAGGCGACGAACGAGCGTCACAGCCTGAGCGGCCGTCAAGGCGGATTTCAGTGGCGGTTCTTTTTGCTCGCGCCGCCGCAGTTTCAAAAATCGTTCGAGCTTCGGGCCACTGAAGGGCAACCGCTGGGTGAGCGGCTGGCGTTGTTTTATATGGATGTACTTGCTCGGTCATTTCATTGA
- a CDS encoding alkaline phosphatase family protein: MIHRPRPGLCVLLVSCLAVAAQAQQPAVPRHELRRLPGMSEKGTVLLPNQWSLKPTGKQIKLGDFPVQIALHPKEPLAAVLHAGYGDHEIVIVDLKHQTVVSRVNLPQAFYGLCFDRDGKRIFASGGENEVVHAFAVSDGYLSDHRQLRVAQDGKTFVPAGLAINSDDDTLYVCGAWGHALAAVPLDEPGRTQWLELGEDSYPYTALPTPDGKRLFVSLWGKAAVAVVDLEAMEVDDTWATAAHPTEMALSPDGERLFVACANSNTVSVLETKTGHATETISSALYPKAPNGSTPNSLALSPDGKVLFVANADNNNLAVFNVSEPGESRSMGFIPVGWYPTSVRFGRDNKIYVANGKGLMSHANVQGPNPHRDPPATVRQYIGGLFRGTLSAIDSPSPDDMARYSEAAYRASPLKSDFSPVAEPGEPNHPIPATQGGKTPIRHCIYIVKENRTYDQVFGDMPEGNGDPNLCLFGEEVTPNHHALAREFVLLDNFYVESEVSADGHEWSMAAYATDFVEKTWPLVYRGGQKKLKYPSEGHFEIAMPAGGYIWDRCREAGVSYRSYGEFIDEGEKKGDPAVATLPALEGHFDPQFRSYDLDYPDVKRADRFIEELHGFEQAGEMPQFIVLRLPNDHTYGQSKGKPTPTAMVADNDLALGQLVEAVSKSKFWKDTAIFVVEDDAQNGSDHVDAHRTVALAISPYCKRRAVDSSMYSTSSMLRTMELILGLKPMSQFDAAARPMYASFQARPDLSPYQHRPAGVDLQARNAGTGWGVEQSARLDFSREDAADDILLNEIIWRSVRGADSRMPPPVRASFVIARGEEDDDD, translated from the coding sequence GTGATTCATCGCCCGCGTCCCGGTCTGTGCGTACTTCTTGTGTCCTGCCTTGCCGTTGCCGCGCAGGCGCAGCAGCCGGCCGTCCCTCGGCACGAGCTGCGCCGGCTGCCGGGCATGAGCGAAAAAGGCACGGTTTTGCTCCCGAACCAATGGTCGCTCAAGCCGACGGGCAAGCAAATCAAGCTGGGCGACTTTCCGGTGCAGATCGCGCTGCACCCCAAAGAGCCGCTCGCCGCCGTGCTGCACGCGGGCTACGGCGACCATGAAATCGTGATCGTCGATCTGAAACATCAAACCGTCGTCTCGCGCGTCAACTTGCCGCAGGCGTTTTACGGCCTTTGTTTCGACCGCGACGGCAAACGCATCTTCGCCAGCGGCGGCGAAAACGAGGTCGTGCATGCGTTCGCCGTGTCCGACGGCTACCTGAGCGATCATCGCCAGCTTCGCGTGGCCCAGGACGGCAAAACCTTTGTCCCGGCCGGGCTGGCCATCAACTCCGACGACGATACGCTCTATGTCTGCGGCGCGTGGGGGCACGCGCTGGCCGCCGTGCCGCTCGACGAGCCAGGCCGAACTCAATGGCTGGAACTCGGCGAAGACAGCTATCCGTATACGGCGCTGCCCACGCCGGACGGCAAGCGGCTGTTCGTGAGTCTGTGGGGAAAAGCGGCCGTGGCGGTCGTCGATCTCGAGGCGATGGAAGTCGACGACACCTGGGCCACCGCGGCTCATCCGACGGAGATGGCGCTGTCGCCCGACGGCGAACGGCTGTTCGTGGCCTGCGCCAATTCCAACACCGTCAGCGTGCTCGAAACGAAAACCGGCCATGCGACCGAGACCATTTCCAGTGCGCTCTATCCCAAAGCGCCCAACGGCAGCACGCCCAACAGCCTGGCCCTGTCGCCCGACGGCAAGGTGCTGTTCGTGGCCAACGCCGACAACAACAACCTGGCCGTGTTCAACGTCAGCGAGCCGGGCGAGAGCCGCTCGATGGGCTTTATTCCGGTCGGCTGGTATCCAACCTCGGTGCGGTTCGGGCGCGACAACAAGATCTACGTGGCCAACGGCAAGGGGCTGATGTCGCACGCCAACGTGCAGGGACCGAACCCGCACCGCGACCCGCCCGCCACGGTGCGGCAGTATATCGGCGGTTTGTTCCGCGGCACGCTGAGCGCGATCGACAGTCCCTCGCCCGACGACATGGCCCGCTATAGCGAAGCCGCCTATCGCGCCAGTCCGCTCAAGTCGGACTTTTCGCCGGTTGCCGAGCCGGGCGAGCCGAATCATCCTATTCCGGCCACGCAGGGCGGAAAGACGCCCATCCGGCATTGCATCTATATCGTCAAAGAGAACCGCACCTACGATCAGGTGTTTGGCGACATGCCCGAAGGCAACGGCGACCCGAACCTCTGCCTGTTCGGCGAAGAGGTAACGCCGAATCATCACGCCCTGGCCCGCGAGTTCGTGCTGCTCGACAACTTTTACGTCGAGAGCGAAGTGAGCGCCGACGGGCATGAGTGGAGCATGGCCGCCTACGCCACCGACTTCGTCGAAAAGACCTGGCCCTTGGTCTATCGGGGCGGCCAGAAAAAGCTGAAGTATCCGAGCGAAGGCCATTTCGAGATCGCCATGCCGGCCGGCGGCTATATTTGGGACCGATGCCGCGAGGCGGGCGTGAGCTATCGCAGCTACGGCGAGTTCATCGATGAAGGCGAGAAGAAGGGCGATCCAGCGGTGGCCACGTTGCCGGCGCTGGAGGGGCACTTCGACCCGCAATTCCGCAGTTACGACCTCGACTATCCCGACGTGAAACGGGCCGACCGTTTCATCGAGGAATTGCACGGCTTCGAGCAGGCCGGCGAGATGCCGCAGTTCATCGTGCTCCGGCTGCCCAACGATCACACCTACGGCCAGAGCAAAGGCAAGCCCACGCCGACGGCGATGGTGGCCGACAACGATCTGGCCCTGGGCCAGTTGGTCGAAGCGGTGAGCAAGAGCAAGTTCTGGAAAGACACGGCGATCTTCGTGGTCGAAGACGATGCTCAAAACGGCTCCGACCACGTCGATGCCCACCGCACTGTGGCACTGGCAATCAGTCCCTACTGCAAGCGGCGCGCGGTCGATTCGAGCATGTATTCGACATCCAGCATGTTGCGGACGATGGAGTTGATACTGGGGCTGAAGCCGATGAGCCAGTTCGACGCCGCCGCCCGGCCGATGTATGCCTCGTTTCAGGCCAGGCCCGATCTGTCGCCGTACCAGCACCGTCCGGCCGGGGTCGACTTGCAGGCCCGCAACGCGGGCACGGGATGGGGCGTCGAGCAATCGGCCCGGCTCGACTTCAGCCGCGAGGATGCGGCCGACGACATTCTGCTGAACGAGATTATTTGGCGCAGCGTGCGCGGGGCCGATTCGCGCATGCCTCCGCCGGTGCGGGCATCGTTCGTCATTGCCCGCGGGGAGGAGGATGACGACGATTGA